In Primulina huaijiensis isolate GDHJ02 chromosome 4, ASM1229523v2, whole genome shotgun sequence, the DNA window gccatagcaggaaaataaaaattctccaccCTCCCCCTCTttctcctctgctaggcgacgccttagcatgaaaacaaaaattctccaccttcaccctctaactcctctgctaggcgacgccttaggaggaaaataaaattatcaccTCTCACTCTGCTcatctactaggcgatgccttagccgGAAAATAAGAATTCtccaccctcaccctctaactcctctgctaggcgacgccttagcaggaaaataaaaattctccaccCTCATCCTCTAACtcttctgctaggcgatgccttagcaggataTTGAAAATTCTCTAccatcaccctctaactcctcttgTCACGAATCCTATCCAGGGGAATATGAgatgagaattgtcctctgTCCCTAGCTTTATCCTCTTCTCTCTCACCCACACTTCTCTTCCTACCTCCTCTCTCCGTCCCCTCAACTCTACTTTCTCCTGGTCGCTGCTCCATCCTCTTGTGTCATTGGGCATCTTCTAGATTCACATACTTTTCTGCCCGAGCTAAAAGATCATCATAGCTCAATGGAGGTTTCTTAACGAGCGATTTAAAGAATTCGCCTCCTCTCAGTCCCTgggtaaaggcacttatcatTATGTGAGGGGTCGCCGCTGGTATCTCCAGCGCTGCACTGTTGAAACACCGGATAAATTCTCGCAAAGTTTCTACTTCTTGTTGCTTCATCCCGAACAGGCTCAAATAATTCATTTGGTGCCTCTTGCTGCTAGCGAATATGTGCAAGAAAGCAGcggaaaaatcctcgaaagatcgtatggagttgggctgcaaggtgttaaaccaTTGTTGGTCTTACCTCACCAACATGCCCAGAAACACCCTACACTTGACTCCATCTGAATACTTATGCAACAAAGCTGCGTTCTCAAACCTTCCCAAATGCTCTTCTGGGTTAGTACGCCCATCATACTCTCCCACGCTTGACTGTAGAAAACTTTGGGGAAGCCCTTCCACCAAAATGACGAGAGAAAAGGGACTATCCTTCTTGGGCACCGGACCTCTGTCTCCCATTTGCTACCTCAACATTCTTATCTCCCTCCACATCTCCTCCCTCTCCGGATTCTCCCCACTTGAGAGGGGCCGCGTTTCGTCAACCATGCTCTGACGGACTTCAACATTTTCCTCACGCTCCTGACGGGCGACCTGTTCCTCTACAAACATAGACTCTTGATTCCTCTCCATGGCCTCATCCACTGCCCGGGTGATAAATTGGCCCAGCTGTTCCAGAGTCAAGTTCCTCACATTCTCATTGGGACGGGTTTGCTCGACCcttgtctcttgacgaggttgttcctgtctcgtctCCAAATGCGGTTGTTCCTGCCTTGCCTCAACATGAGATGGTTCGGGTCCCctctgaggacgcgatgatgctgacgtagctcttctacttcctttcttgcctaccatctctacgtctcaactcaggattcccacagacggcgccaagtaatactcacgggaaatttagggtccgatcccAGCGAACGTCACTAGTTCAGACGCGGGCTTTAAGATTACCCTGAGCCTCAAATCAAGAATacgaccgttagaagggggccaggagggtgtcttggcgtagcccctccgacgctcaagtcagagactgaggatatatggggggagcagctaaggcgCTGCTGGAAATAATATTGTGAATCCCCTGAATGAGACACCCAAACCTGGTATTTAAAGGAGAATACCTGGTCCCTGATGGGCTTTTCATCTTGGTTGGAGATGGGATAGGGGGCCTCACATGTGGTCTGGGCCTAGTGGGCCCATGGGGTATCAGCTagtgaatttgatatgaaggacttgggaccaggaaacaagattctagggatgcaagttcaccgagacagaagtaacagaaagatttggctttcaattatttgaagaaagtcttgcaacgcttcaacatgcaagatagtaagccaatatcGACCcatcttcctgttaacttcaagttatcctccgagatgtgtcctaccAGTAAAGTAGAGCCTTCTCGGTAAAACAGATCAAACttgtaccatatgcatcagcattgggaagtttgatgttagCCATGATATGTACAAgtccggacattgctcaagcaaaaggaacagttagtcggtatatggcgaatcctggacgagagcattggagcacggttaagaggatccttagatacattaagggtacctcaaatgctgcattatgttatgaaggatcggattttacactcagtggctatgtcgattcagattatgcaggtgatcctgataagagtaaatctactactggttatatgtttacacttgcagggggagcagtaagttgagtttcaaaactgcaaacaGTTGTAGCAttatctacaacggaggcagaatacatggtagctactcaagcttgcaaagaggcaatatggattcaaaggttattggagaaaatagggcacaaacaagataaggtttatttgttttgtatcagtcagagtgccttgcacattgcaaggaatccaTCCTTTCATTTTaggactaaacacattggagttcaatttcactttgtgagggaagtagtagaagaaagaagcgtggatatgcagaagatccatacaaaagataacatttctgattttctgaccaagccagtgaacactaataagtttgagtggtgtagatcctcaagtgacctagcagaaacgtaagccGCAGgtaatggcaagattgaaaatgtgtgtggagatgtgtttgattctcaaccAAATCTCTAAGTGGGAGAAATGTTGACAAAAAAATGacaatgcatttaatgcattgtCATTTAATTAGTCAACAAATGGGCTGGCAGCAAAATTTGAAGACGGATTGGTTGGGAGAATTGACTAATAATTCAGAAGACGGAAGACGCATTTTAAACACGTCTTCACACGgacaaggggctctataaatagagctacCTCccctcattctgaaatcatcatATTCTCAAGCTTCCTCTTGAGTTTTATTATTCCTCCTATTagttatataatatttgtgaggtgtttgttctcttgTAATGAGAGAGCAtgtgttctctttgaaaacacattgactgagttgtacaccacaaaatattatagtggaattcttttcatttttctcatagtttttattctaataatttttaggggttttccacgtaaatctcggtgtccagtttattctttattttcatatttattatctcaaattaccgcacgtgggaccaacacaAATTACATAGGCTTGCTTCCAAAATAATGGTAAACATTAATTTTGGACCGAGTATGTCAAGTAACATGAAGGGAGGGTTGTTCTTGCTTTATGATCAATATTAAATGCTTATAACAAATAATTTAGCAGAAAATTAGAAAAGCAGGCATTGTAGAGCTCAAAGGCACTTGCTAAAATAAGCACTACTACACCATTTTATTTGTTTGCCAATAGAATAAATGGTATCGTGGTATCTTGATAACTTGATTATTCTTCGAAACGCGAATCTCAGATTCGAGGTCCAGTTGAAGCACACCCTTTCTCTCTTGTGATAATtgataaaacaaaacatgtgaGCACATTCAACGAATATTTAAGTGGTGAAGCTACGAGAGAAAATAGTGTTAGATGATCTGCTACCATCTTGTATTTAGTAAAGGTTAGTGGTTCTCGGCAAAAATTCATTAATGAGAATGATTGGTGACAAAAATATTTTGCAAATTTGGCTGAAATAATCATTAATGTGAATGGTTTGTGACAGAAATGTTTTGTCAAATTTGATTGAAGGAGTTTTGACGAAGGAAACATGCTTTCACATTTAGGAttagctctataaatagagctctcgCTGCCTCAATCTAATCATAACAACGGAAGCAAAACATCCTACAATAGAGAGCGAaagaaaaagttttttttattgagtGTTGAGAGGTTCTCTTGTCTAACATAGattaattattttctcggttatACTATATTTGAGATTGTGAGCTATTAAGTATTTTGTTGTAAAcacttgtaatatttcttccaataaAGATTTGTAGTAGTTCCGTGGACGTAGCATacattgggtgaaccacgtaaatcattgtgttcttgttgattatttttatttcgtATTTTTAGTACTATATTATTATCATGATCGTCATCTTATTCGAGGGAATGttgtaattaaattttgatataacGTGCCTCAGATAGAAATGTTGAAGTACTGCATGATGTGCATACACTTGAATTCTTAAATCGTATAAGATGTAATGGAGTACCTAATAACAAGTTAAACTTGAAGGTTGAAACTCAGGTTATGTTGCTCAGGAACATAGAGCATTCTCTTGGATTATGAAATAACATCATATTAATCATGACGAGGCTCGAAAATCGTGTTTTGGAAGGACAAATTCTTATTGAAGTAATGCCGGTTATAAAATGCTTATTCCAAGAATGTTATTGACCCCTTATGATccaaaactttttttaaattccaacaaagacaatatcattttattgtatCATACGCAGTGACAATAAACAAAATTCAGGGTCAATCATTATCTCGTGTAAGACTTATTTTGAAGAACCCCATTTATAGTCATCGTCTGCTTTATATCACTTAATCCATATTCATGAACACTAAGagtataaaaattttgatatttgatagtGATAGAAACCTAAAAAATTCAATGACAAACATTGTATTTCAGgaagtttttcaaaatttctaaattgATTTTTGTGTTTTCTAATTGTACGGTTTATGATACATTCagtttatttgtattttaattatttactcAAATGNATATTAAGCAGAGTTgtctttttaatttaataaaatatcgtcTAATGAAATAATGATATCATTTAAGTATCCGTGTAATGTATTAAATATCTGATCATAAATATATAATGCTTAGGTTATTGTACCAATCAATGCTTTCATAACTGAACCAGTGATTGAATCAGTTTACCTTAAAAACGGTTCAGACGGTCGTATTGAAAATCGTCATAttatataaaacaataatataatatactaaataatatattttaaattataaaaatcttaaaaaaatatatatataaataataaaaaaagatagATTCATacaagtttaaaatttaaacaacatacatataatcaaatataattatacttataaaataaataaataaaaatactgtttaatattactaaaataatattttaataaaataaaaaaatccaaataattatacatataacaaaaaaattaaatagaagaactaatttttttaataaagtaaaataaatcgaaatttttttttaaaaaaagtaaaaataggTTAACCAATTCACCATTTCAAGACCGGTCCAACCAATATTTGACTGGTTCTGACCTGTTTGATCGTAAAAATGTTTTATAGAATTGTTCCAAACTGGACCCATTACCGGTTCCCAATAACCGGTCGAACCAACTCATCCGGTTTGGGTTAAAAACACTAGTACCAATATataatgaatatgttattgtaTTATGTCTATTCAAATTacttttcaaaattcaaatttgaatacaAAATTCTTTCTTAAAATTAAAACCACGTTAAAAGTTTGtattgtttatattattttatttaattatagttAGAGTTTTTTGTGGGGATAGAAACACCAATATATTCAACCATCACCAAGAAAAACTTTTGATACAATACTAGTAAACCATTGTGGACAATCACTATTACACCATTCGTCGTCCTCCTTATATGATTGATAGATCAGAATTCTGGGTCTTCAAGGAGATCCCAAATTTCCAGTAATAAAGTACCACTCGGAACCAAGCTCTTCTTCTATTTGATTCATAGCATTCAAGTCACCAAAGAATCAAGAATAAGCAAACATTTGATAACCCAAGGGTGTAGACAGAAATCCAAACCCAACCGATTAGCTAGCAGTTCATCTTGTTCCACCGAATCCGAATGACGAACACAAGCCATTGAAGGGATCAAAGTAGCTAGCATTCACCCGACTAGCACTCCGGAATATTTCGAAAATCGGAAACACCCATTCAATCTTGATAAGTCCCGGTTTATATTTTGAATCATGTATTCTTTTGCAATATTCCCTGTTAGAGTTTTATACACAGTACATAAATTTATACGTATAGTACTGCATAATTGATAAACACATTTTGCAATACTTTCTCTAATACAAGCGTGATACtatttttcaatcatattaCAAAAATTACTCATTTATTCAGTGTTATACTTAAGTTTAACCCTTAAAAAATGTACATACAGCTGATTTGTTGTTAAATCTACCTggatttgaaaacaataaatatttcaatttaaaatgCATCTTTCATGATCGGGAGGTTGTGTATAATTGTTCTAATATTAATCTTTTCTGAATTTACAAAAGTATGATTTTTCTCTATTTTGTAGGGTTGATATATACATAAAACAATAAAACGTCCCGTCATAGACAAAGTGAAACATATCCACGTACTAACTAATTTTAGTTGTTAATTACGTGAAATAACTGTCTATGCATCGCATGAGTGAAATACTAGcacatttgtttttctttctttcttttttctcattttaaCATGACTGtaataaatttacaattttcattttcatttactggattaactattatttaaaaacaatttattaGTTAAAATTCAAATCTCAGTGTCGAGGCCCATTACAAACAATATCCTTCTTgcaataataaaaatttgagcACACAAAAGGTTACCAAttacacaaatatatattaattgataTCATCTGTTGGTGGTGAAGCCACGAGACAAAGTGGGATTTTCTTACGCATTGTGATCCCAAGTGCCTCTTCCATATCAAGATCTTGTGTTGACATTCCCTGTGGGATCTCCCAATCGAAGGAAAACAAAAGATTAGCGATCGCAAGCTCTACCAAAGATATAGCGAAACTGATTCCAGGGCAGCCTCTTCTGCCAGCACCAAATGGCAGCAACTCAAAATGATGTCCTCTGAAATCGATATCGAATAGAATATTTTAAGGGAAAGAATACATACTCCAAGAACACCCTTGACATGTTTCCGAAAGCAGCCAGGCAGACGACGTTATTCGTCAACGAAAATGTCAATGTGCTCAAATTCACGGGACTTGCATTGTGTTCAGATACTTGATGAATCATGAAATCCACCTCTTCATCCCGTATTCTACCGAAAGATTGGACCCTTTTAACCGACAACAGTTTTCGAAAAAAATAAGAGAAGATGTGTATATTTggaatattaataaatttaaatataataaaatatgcattgatttattttttgaaaaaaaataaaaaatgtttttatactagtaatatgattaataaaaagTATAATGGTATTTCGGataataataatctgaataataataataataataaatggttggattattattattattattagtattattattattagtattattattattagtattattattattagtattattctcattattattattctctattattcatatttttaacaaaaataaaataaaaaatatgtgaaCCGAAACAAATACACCTTTCATTTTTTCGAAAACTAAAcctatatatatttcataaagaatttttctttagaaaaataaaaagagtaTGTTAAATTCATCTTAATTGGTGTGATGTGATGTGTAAGGAAAACCAAAACCTTAAAGGAAAACCAGAACACTTAGAAAGAAAAACTCCAATAGACAATTAAGCAAAACTAGCTAGATTAAAGTACTTCATAATCAGAAGCACTAGACTTTGTGCTAAGTCTCTTGTAATAGCATTTTCGATtaaaatcaaatcatataatcTTTAATAAGAGACCGGTGATATGCGTTTTTTTGTGTATCTTTTATCAGATGATGTCCCCATTTAATATGATCGTTCTGTACAAAAGTACGGTTCATTTAATGACATTAAATGAACCGTAAAAGATCATTCATTACTCGCTTTAACAAATTATATTCTTAGATTCAGGTACTCTTAACGAGAAAAAGAGTCGTTCTTTCTTGAACGTTAAATATCAACTATATCAAGGTCTCTCGAGGATTCTGAAAAAAGCCTTCCCTCTCTTGAACTTTGAATTTAATGTGAATAATCGTTAAAAAGACTTAAGCTTTTCAAAGCCTCAGAAAACCAGAACATACTTTAAAGACTTATCAGATTCAGAAAATCATTTGTGCTATCCTTATTCATACACATTCATTGTTTCAACTACCgtaaagtgtgaaatttttgtaatttgaggAAAGAGTCTTTCCCCTATAATTAAATCTATTAAGTATTGCATTATAATATTAAGAGTTTCAATGACCAAAAGTAAGACCAACTGTATTGGATTTGTAAAGTGTGTTccatcaaagtcttctagtgatatataccttctggaaacagaaaaaGGAGAGACTTAGAAAGATTTTGTTCTTCGAACATCAAGAAACAAGTTTTGTGTCTTACTACCTTATACTTCTTTTAGTTTATTAATATTGTTTTGGACTATTTTCCCACTTCTGCTGCACTCTCCAAGAACGAGACCAgcttttaaattcttaaaataattcagAAATACACTTTTCAGAAGCGGAATAATTTGAGTTTGAAGTATTTATTCAACCCATTTTTACACATTCCACCGATCCTAATAAGCGGTATCAGAGCGGAATAGTGGATGTAATAGAAGGTGCTCCACAAATACTGAAAAACACATAAGCGAGTTGATcaacaaagataaaaaaagagaaaattctGATTATGTATCTAAGAATATTTTGTATAAAACCTTTGATATGAACACCTgcagcaaaatcaagatgtaTTTTTCTGCAAAAAAAATTTGGAGAAGTTGATCCAGATATGTGAAGGAAATAACCAGAAATAGGAAAATAAACTTTATGTAACAATGTAGAAGTTTGAGAATTTTAACATGAAGATTGGAGAATCTTTAAATGATTTTGATGAGAGATTCAGTAGCATTATCAGTGTGTTAGTAGCTCTTAGCAAGGAGTATGGCAACATAGAAATTGCTCTCAAGGTTATGAGAGCACTACATAAAGAATGTGATGTTAAAACTATGTTAATGAGAGAATCAAAGGATTTGAGCAAAGTGGAACTACGTGACATTTTTGCAGACTTGAAGGCCTacgaatttgaatttgaattaagAAATGGTGAAGAACCTTTATCAAGTCAGCCAACTAAAGCTCTTATTTTTACTGCTACTGTTCCAAATGTCTCAACTACTGCTGTTGTTGAGAAAATATATGAAAGGACTGTTGAACGAATCAGCAATGATGTCATAtcattatttgttaaaaaattctcaaaatttatgAAGAAGAGCCACAGAACCTATCAGGATCTAGATCAAAACTTCAAGAAGGAGTCACCATATGGTGATATGGCTTGTTTCAATTGTGGAAAGGCTGGTCATTTTATTGAGAATTGTCCTAAGCTCAAGAAAGATGATTACAAGAAGAAAAGACATAGACGCAATGATAAAAATTCCCGAATGATCGCAATGGTGAGGAAAGCAAAAGCAAGTTGACATATTCTATTTTGGGACCATCGAATATACCCAATCTTGGCGGTACTCACTGGTTTATCATATTTGTCAATGATCACACACGTCTATCGTGGGTTTTcttcatgaaaaataaattagaaatgcccaaatctttaaaaaaaaaaattcatttaatgattgaaacacaatttttttcttctcatATTCAGGTGTTACGCACCGATCGGGCTcgttattatttaaattttttttttggggcttATATACAATCACATGGGATCATTCACCAAAGCTCATGTGTTAACACACCACAAAAAAATGGGGTTTCTGAGTGAAAAAATCGACACCTTCTTGAGATGGCTCGTgctttactttttatgtcaaatgttCCCCCGCTATTATTGGGGTAATGTCATTCTAACAACAACGTACTTATATGATAAATAGGACTTCGATTCATCTATATCAAAAGAGGATAAGTATGCAAATTATATAGTTACACAATATAGTTAAAACTATATAAGTGCAAACccttttcacatatttttttgtCGTACGTGATACCCTGAATTTGAAAAATTGAATACTAGTTTATGAAACAATAAGCCGAGCATTGGGGCGACCAAATTTGGCCGCTCCAACGAGAGGTACATTGCCTGGTTTTAGTGTGGACCACGTTGTCTGAAAATTTCAAGCAACTCCGTTGCACATTTTGAGTCCAGTTCGAACTTCGAACTTCAATGCTATCATTTCGAGTTTTCCTTAACTTtcttgcttaattttcattcattgaGACAacaaattctaatttttttgttattctttaaatttaacaattaaatttaaaaaaagaaacgTTAGGGTTGAATTGAACCAGGACCCAACGGTTAATCGAGCCGGAACCCGAATCCAAACCCAGACACGGCCTGTGGCCACGTCTACTGACTACTGTATAGAGATAATATTAAAGGAATTATTATTgcatcaaaaataaaataaaaaagaacttGCTATTGTGAATTACAACCAGACACTCTTTTTCCAATGACACTGTCAAGGACTTGTGCTCCAGACTAGAAATAACTTTGAGTTGCTACGACAAAAAGAGGATTTTTCCTATGAATGGTAACACCTGGATGCTCTATGGCATCCAATTCCTCCCCTTTTTTCCCATCAACCAAATCCCattcaaacttttgcataagaTTAGCTAACACAAGTTCAACACTTGCCGTTGCGAATGCGATCCCTGGGCAACCCCTTCTCCCGGCACCAAATGGGATAAACCCGAAATCGTGCCCCTTAAAATCTACTGAAGAATTCAAAAATCTCTCCGGCATGAATCTTTCGGGTTCAGTCCATGACGCAGGATCTCTACCTATAGCCCATGCATTGGTTATTACCATTGTCCCCAATGCAATATCAAATCCCATGATTTTAAGGCTGTCTCGTGCTACTCTGGCTATGAATGGTATTGGAGGGTGGTAACGAAGAGTTTCTTTGATCACGGCTTTCAAATAATGCATTTTCTCCATGTCATCATCGGTGATGTCCTGTCTGCCTTTAAGGATTTCTCGGACTTCGCTTTGCAGTTTCTTCAAGACTGTAGGGTGGCGTAGAAGTTCGGTCATCGCCCACTCCAGTGTTGTAGAAGTAGTATCAGTTCCCCCAACTAGTATGTCCTGTTTTGAGATTGTTTGTGTCATGCTAAAAGTTAGTTAAGACTTATTGTAACAGTACAACTGATGCTTTTAAATGTCTTGGTGTTTGAAATATAGATAATGGGAATGTTTTTAGATTCAGATCacaattttttgtgaaaaaatctGTAAATTATGGAAGAATCATTGTGTTTGGAATGAAATTGAGTGTGTGTTGTGACTTTAGAAGAAAGAAGTTCTCACCAAAATTATCCCTTTGATATTATCTCTGTCAATGTAGACACCAGTCACATTATCCTTGTAAATCTTGAGCAAAATGTCAGCAAAATTCTCTCTGCTTTTTTCCTCCTCCACCACTGCATCACCTTTATCTTGGCCTGTATTCATGTGCTCTTGGATTACTATCTCCAAGAAGTCATCAAATTCTTTAGCAATGCTATCAACTTTAGCATCAAAACCGCTTACGCGGTCAATCCAAGCGAGAAAAGGTATAAATTCTCCAATCCTTACCCTTCCCAGCAGATGTAAAAGCTCCTTCAGAAGCATTGGAAACTTATTCCCATCAGTGTACTTTCTTCCAAAAGCCGATCTGCAGATCAGATCATTGGCGAGCGACAGAAACAATTCACTCAAGTTTACTGGCAAACAGGACGAAGAACATGACTTGATCCTTTCTATCAAAAGGGCCGTTTCCTCCTCCCTTATGGCATGGAAGGACTGAACCCTTTTAGCATTCAAAAGCTGGAGAATACACATGCTTTTCATTTTCCTCCAATACTCGCCATAAGGCGCGACAAGTATATCCTTGGAGTTGTAGAATAGTTTGTCTGTGATTCTTGCAGTAGGCTTATCAGCAAACAACAGATCATTTGTTTTCATTATCTCCTTAGCTACATCAGCTGATTGAACAATGAACACCGGCTTGCTACCGAAGTGAAGAAGAAAGACCGGCCCATATTTTCTCCCCAATGATTGCAAGGAACGGTGAGTCAgtggactcaactgatgaagatttCCCAAGATTGGTAGCTTTGGTGGTGATGGTGGTAATCTTTTGTTACTACATGGTTTATACAACCATATTGTAACAAAATATACTAAGAATAGACCTGTCAGAAGAAGTAGAAATAGATTCAACAACATCTTATGTATCAATCTGAATTCGTCGGAAAATCCAGATTTTTGTTCACCAATGTTC includes these proteins:
- the LOC140974763 gene encoding cytochrome P450 736A117-like, which gives rise to MLLNLFLLLLTGLFLVYFVTIWLYKPCSNKRLPPSPPKLPILGNLHQLSPLTHRSLQSLGRKYGPVFLLHFGSKPVFIVQSADVAKEIMKTNDLLFADKPTARITDKLFYNSKDILVAPYGEYWRKMKSMCILQLLNAKRVQSFHAIREEETALLIERIKSCSSSCLPVNLSELFLSLANDLICRSAFGRKYTDGNKFPMLLKELLHLLGRVRIGEFIPFLAWIDRVSGFDAKVDSIAKEFDDFLEIVIQEHMNTGQDKGDAVVEEEKSRENFADILLKIYKDNVTGVYIDRDNIKGIILDILVGGTDTTSTTLEWAMTELLRHPTVLKKLQSEVREILKGRQDITDDDMEKMHYLKAVIKETLRYHPPIPFIARVARDSLKIMGFDIALGTMVITNAWAIGRDPASWTEPERFMPERFLNSSVDFKGHDFGFIPFGAGRRGCPGIAFATASVELVLANLMQKFEWDLVDGKKGEELDAIEHPGVTIHRKNPLFVVATQSYF